A stretch of the Leopardus geoffroyi isolate Oge1 chromosome B2, O.geoffroyi_Oge1_pat1.0, whole genome shotgun sequence genome encodes the following:
- the SPACA1 gene encoding sperm acrosome membrane-associated protein 1 → MSPGGAGCSNGLLLTVGWLLLAGLWSACGTNVTAVQDPSLAPEGEGENEGEEEAENEAEAESEAETLPEEDVSNNTAVKEVEFGMCTVTCGVGIREVILTNGCPGGESKCIVRVEECRGPVDCGWGRPISESLDSVRMACTHISPVNRFKYIWKLLRPEQQPVILANDSAILEVRREVRPLVFECATLDNNEIVASIKFTVYTTSELQMKRSSRPDTDAVLVFVLTIGVIICIFVIFVLIFIIINWGAVKSFWGEKSSSTEIPSELSPVRYKDSTSLDQSPTEIPGTEDDALSEWNE, encoded by the exons ATGAGCCCCGGGGGCGCGGGCTGCTCCAACGGGCTGCTGCTGACCGTGGGCTGGCTTCTCCTGGCGGGCCTCTGGTCCGCGTGTGGGACGAACGTCACTGCTGTCCAGGATCCCAGCTTGGCCCCCGAGGGCGAGGGCGAGAATGAGGGCGAGGAGGAGGCCGAGAACGAGGCCGAGGCTGAGAGCGAGGCCGAGACTCTCCCAGAGGAGGATG TTTCAAATAATACAGCAGTCAAAGAAGTAGAATTTGGGATGTGCACCGTTACATGTG GTGTTGGTATTAGAGAAGTTATCCTAACAAATGGATGTCCTGGAGGTGAATCCAAGTGTATTGTACGGGTGGAAGAATGCCGTGGACCAGTAGATTGTGGCT gGGGTAGACCAATTTCAGAAAGTCTTGACAGTGTTAGAATGGCATGTACTCATATATCTCCTGTAAATCgtttcaaatatatttggaaacttCTAAGGCCAGAGCAA cAACCCGTTATCCTTGCAAATGATTCAGCAATCCTGGAAGTACGCAGGGAAGTTCGCCCCTTGGTTTTCGAGTGTGCCACCTTGGATAATAATGAAATAGTAGCATCTATTAAATTCACAGTCTATACAACAAGTG aATTGCAAATGAAAAGATCAAGCCGACCAGACACTGATGCAGTCCTAGTTTTTGTGCTGACCATAGGAGTTATTATCTGTATATTTGTGATCTTTGTACTGATATTCATAATTATAAACTG gGGGGCAGTCAAGTCTTTCTGGGGGGAGAAATCCTCATCAACTGAGATACCATCTGAGCTGAGCCCAGTGAGATACAAAGATTCAACTTCTCTTGACCAATCACCAACAGAAATACCTGGAACTGAAGATGATGCTTTAAGTGAATGGAATGAATGA